The DNA region ATGATCTCACATCCGCAGGAGCAAAAGGCACAGGTCGAGATGACCTCCTTGGCTCCCTCGATCTTCAGCCCCTTCGCATACGCGTAGGCGGGCTTGAGATCGAACCCCAGTTGCCCGAGGGACATGGCCGCGACGCCCGCCCCGGTGATTTTCATGAACCCTCGCCGTGAAAACGTAGCCATCAAAACCTCCATGGTTTCATGTTCCTGCACCCTTCACTCCCTCTTCACAAAGTGGGTAGCGGGTGTAGAGCTAATGGCTACATAGCACTTCAATCAATATTTTCAATATGTTATAATAAACACATATGACATTCTTTTCGATTTGCACGGTGTAAAATTGCGTGATGGTCCACCGTGCTCGCAGCGCGGTCCCACTCGCTAAAAAAATCAGCGAGAACGTGACCATCCCGGCTCCTTTCAGGCCGGGAATACGCTCAGCCCTGGAAAGAGGCAGGCTAGCTGACTATTGAAAAATTCAAAATTCTCAGACCGTTCAAAAATGGTGAGATGCAAGGAAGCGAAAAAACCAGACCGCTTATGTATGCGCAATACACTTCGCGCTCTGGATTTTTTCGCTGGCGCAGTGCCCAAAATCCTACGACATTATTTTTTTGAAAACAAATTTGTTGCGATCATCAAAAAGTGAATCGTCGTTAATATTTTTGTTTAAAAAATCTACCCACTCCTCTGATTCGGACACGAATATATATGATTTTGCCATACCGCTTCCATATTCTACAAATTTTAAATTATAGTTACCATTTTCAATTTCATCAATTACATATTGTCTATTCAACAACCGTACTGTCATTATATTGTCTTTAATTTCAATTTTCCCTAAAGAATGAGATGATATTAAACCTGAAATTAAATATATACTAGCTTTTTTTTCTAAAAAATTATCAAAATCATATGGTGTAAAATCAACTAATATTGAATTTTTTATTTTAAAATATTTCGCATCGAGAATTAATTCTGAATTATCTTCTTCAAGTATATTTATAGTTCCAAATTTAAATGTCCATCGATTCATATTTGCAAAATCTTCAGAATCTTCATCTTTTATTAACATCCAATCCCCATAAACTTCATCAAATAAAATATCCATATCGTCAGTTAAAAATGGATGAAGCGATTGAATACATCCAGAAAGAACTATTGAAACAAAAATTAAAACTGAAAAATTAATTAACAATCTCATAAAATTATCTCCGTATTTTTTACAATATAAATGAATTACTAACAGTATTTTACTGATAAATCCTCTAAAAATGCCATAATTACAAAAATATGCTTGCTGTCTTGGGTCGCTTCGGACATTTCACAGAAGAAACTCTGACACATTAGGACACAAGGATCATTACTACCCTTTCATCAAAATTCTTCCTTCAGCCAGGCAGAGATTGTGAATGGCGTTGATGGTGGCCTGGATGGCACACCGGTCGTAGAAAGCCAAATGTTCGCTTTCCTTGGGACTGCCCGTGGCAGTGAATATGTTGCCGGTGGGCCTGTCCCATAACGGAAGCAAGCCGTTGCGCCAGCCCATGTGTTGCAGTCCGGGTCTAGGCCCGTGGCCGAACTGAGCGGCACGGTGCCGTCCCCGAGGTGGCAGCGCTTTTCGTCACGCATGCCCGGTCCTTCCTTACCGATATTCGACAGTCTGAACTGCCTGAGGCGACGCGGCGCCTCCATGAACGCCTCTCCGTCCCGGTCGATGCAGGCCAATGATCGAGTATGCGTCCTGGTCACCATGCGGCGCACGGGACCCAGGAAAACGGGAATCTCTTCGGGCAGGATGCTGCAGATGCGGCTCAGGACCGATCCATCCCAGACTTGCAAAATGGCGTCGTTCTCGTCGGTCCAGACCAAGAGGAGGCTTCGCAGATGGACCATGATTTCCTCCAGCAGCGCGTCGATGGCAAGTATCATGCCCCTGTTCCGAGGCTCATCCTCGCTCAACCAGCTCAGCATCGGAGACTTCGACCCAATGGCGGCCACGCGGGATGTGGCCGTGCGGGATTGTTCCAGTGGCGTTTTGTGGAAAAGCTTCACGATGTCCCCGCTCTGTTTGTATTCGTACAGTCTTGGCAAGGGCCAAGGCGTGACAAAAGGAATCCTGCACGAGCCAGAGCGCACACCCTTTGTCCTCGGCTGCCCGCAGACACGGCCCGGCATCCTCGCCGATGCGGTGTATGGGACGATTTGGTGGACGCGTTGTCCATCTTCCTACCTCCTGACTCTTGGTCTCAGAGACCCAGACTGAGTTGCTGTTCTCGATCCGGCCCAGGCGCACAGAAAGTTTCATATTTTGCAACTTTCCGTAGCCCCACCTGTCACTTTTGCCCTCTTCCCAACTGCTTTGCGATTCGTGCGGTGAGCGTTTGCATCTGGCGGATGGCAATTTGATTAAGCCGTTTCAAACGGTCGCCCTGAGGGAGTTCCATATGGATAAACTCGGCGTTCATGTTTTCGAGGTTGGCGAGAACAAGAAGCTGTTCGAGGCTGGCGTGATCGCGCATATTGCCGTCCTTGCCGGGATTGGCGTCCCGCCATTCTCGGGCGGTCTGGCCGAAGAGGGAGACATTGAGGAGGTCGGCCTCTTCGGCGTAAGCGAAAGCGGCCTGTTTTGCGGTAACTTCCTTCGGAATGAGATGCGTCTGAATCGCGTCGGTATGGATGCGGTAGTTGATCTTGGCCAACGTGCGGTTGAGGTTCCAGGCAAGGGAAAGGCGACGATTTTCGTCCTCCTTGAGACGCTGGAATTCCTTGATGAGGTAAAGCTTGAATTCCACCGAGATCCAGGACGCAAATTCAAAAGCCACATCGGTATGGGCATAGGTTCCGCCGTAGCGTCCGGCTTTGGAAACAATCCCGATCGCGCCAGTTTGATCAATCCACTGTTTCGGAGTGAGCGTGAAGCTGTTCAGTCCGGCCTGTTTTTTAATCCCGTCGAATTCGACGGGATTAAAATCGGGGTTGTGAAGTTGCTCCCATATGCCGAGAAACTCCAATGTGTTGCGATTACGTAGCCAATTGCGAATGAGGTCGTCGGTGTGCTCCGGATTCTTCGACTTTGCGATGTCGGTGAGCGAGATGTAGTCCTCGTCCTGTCGACGAATCACGGTGATCTTGGTGCCCCGGACGTTGATTGTGGTGTCGGAGGTTTTCTTTTTCATTCCTTGGAACCCAAGTGTCCGAGAACACCCCTCAGGGCCTCGTCAGTATGCCTGGCCTCCAGTTCAACGGCGTTCGAAACATGGCGCAGCGCCAGCAGGAATCCTTCAGTATCCCCGTCTTCCAGACATGCATTGAGCATTCCCGCCGCCAAAGCGGGATCTTCCCGGTACATTCTGATGGCCACTTCATCAAAAGGCTTTGTAGCTCTCATTTCTTCCTCCGTTCATAGTAGGCCCTGTATTCCTTAGCCCGCTGATTTTATGGCAAAAGGGTTCCCTCACGAGTCAAAACGTGCACCCTTTATCCACGGATTCCCGCAGGCACGGCATCCGTGACATTCCGTTGCATGGAGCGACTGGCGAGCGCGATATTCATCTTCCACCTCCTCTGGCCAAAATTGCTCCGGTGAGCCGGAATGAAACCCTGGATTTAATGAAGAAGCAAAGATATGGACATTCGGCGCATCGTGTACCGCTGCGACACTGAAGCTACTCAGTTTGCGGTATGCGCAGGGCTGAAGTGTGAGATACTTTGGAAGAGAACAACGCGGCATCGCAAAAATATTCGAAAATGCTCGATATCTGCGCTCACAATAACTACGTTTATGTATCCTACTGCAAATATGTAGAAATCCATATCGTAGCCCGTCCGAAAAGGAGCGGATATCATCGCAGATCCCGGTCACGCTTTTCCGCGCTACCGTGACCGCCTTGAGGCCAACGGACCGGAAAGCTAAGGGATCTAGAAAGTCATGAGAAGCGACCTCGGGAACGCCTTCCTGCGGCCCGGTTGTTGCTTGAGAGCCTGTAGCCACCCACGGCGGCACACCGCCCAACCCTCGCCAACGGATAAATGCGAATGGACATGACCTTTCTCTTCCCGGTGCAGCTCAGCCTGCGCGTGGCGGCCTTGGCCACCTTGACCTCCCTGGTCTTCGGGGTGTTTTTTGGCTGGGTCTTCCACCGCTATCGTTTTCCGGGAAAGGAACTGCTTGATTCCGTCCTGAGCCTGCCCATGGTGCTGCCGCCCACGGTGCTTGGCTATTACCTCATCGTGCTGCTCGGCCGGAACGGTTTCGTCGGGCGTTGGCTGGAATCGACATTCGGCGTGACGCTGATCTTCACCTGGCAGGGCGCGGTGATCGCCGCCGCAGTGGTCTCCTTCCCGCTCATCTTCAAATCCTCCCGCGCCGCCCTTGGAGGCGTGGAACGCAAGTACGAGGACGCGGCCCGGACCATGGGATACCCTGAATGGAGGGTTTTCCTGCGCGTTTGTCTGCCGCTGGCCGCGCGCGGCATTCTGGCCGGGACCATGCTCGCCTTTGCCCGGGCCATGGGCGAATTCGGGGCCACCCTCATGATCGCGGGCAACCTGCCCGGCCGCACCCAGACCCTGTCCCTGGCCGTGTATAGCGCCACCCAGGCGGGTCACGACGATCTGGCCGCGCAGCTCGTGCTGCTCATTTCCGTGCTCTGCACCCTCATCCTCTGGGTCTCGGGGCGGCTCCTGACACCAAGATGGCAGGCCTGACCATGTTCGTGATCAGCCGCACCGCAAGCTCCCATTCCGAGGCTTCCATGCATCCACGGACCGCACCGAAGGCAACGGCCCGGACCATCTCCTGCGACATCGACACGCGCGTGACCGCTCCCGGCGCCGAGTTTCGCCTGCAAGCGCGCTTCGAGGCGCCCGGACGGCGCATCGCCCTCTTCGGCCCCTCGGGTTCCGGCAAGAGCCTGACCCTCATGGCCCTGGCCGGACTGCTGAAGCCCCAGCGCGGCCGCATCGAGGTCTGCGGCCGCACCTTCCTCGACACCGCCTCCGGCGTGAACGTCCAGGCCCGCAGGCGCAACATCGGCATGCTTTTTCAGGATTACGCCCTGTTCCCGCACCTGACCGTGCGCGACAACGTGTCCTTTGCCCTCAAACCCATTTTCGGCCCCCTGAAGGCGGCGCACCGCGAACGCGTCGACGAACTGCTGGAACTGTGCGGCTTGACGGCCCTGGAAGGCCGACGCCCCGCCCAGATCTCCGGCGGCCAGCGCCAGCGCACGGCCCTGGCCCGGGCCCTGGCTCCAAGCCCCGACCTGCTCCTGCTGGACGAACCCTTCACCGCGCTCGACCAGCCCCTGCGGGAACGGATGCGCGCCGAACTCTTCGACATCCTGGAGCGATTCGACATACCCATGGTCATGGTCAGCCACGACCTTGAAGACGTGGACCATTTCGCCCAGACCCTGGTCGCCTTCGGCCACGGCCGAGTGCTCTCCGTCATCGACTACGAAGCCCGGCGCAAATCGGAATCACCCCGCCAGATCCTCGACCCTCTTTTCCTGGCCGCTCAGACGCAGGCCGGTTGAGCGGTCACGTTTCCTTCCCCTTGCGTGACCCCGTTGCCGCGCGCTCCCTTCTTCTCCTAAAGCACAGACAAACACGGTCCGCTTCCCTCTTCCGTCCTTTGGACCGCAAGCGCTGGAGCAATGCATGGGACTTCACATCAGTCTTCGCAAACGCCTGCCCCACTTCGACCTGCGCCTCGACCTGAGCTGCGCCCGGGGGCAGTTGACTGCCATCGTCGGCCCGTCCGGAGCGGGCAAGAGCACGCTCATCCGGCTCGTCGCCGGACTGGAGACGCCGGACTGGGGCCGCATGAAGCTTGGCGCAAGGACCTTCTTCGACAAGGCGGCCGGAATCGACATGCCCACCCGCGAGCGGCAAGTCGGCATGGTCTTTCAGGACTATCCCCTCTTCTCCCACCTCAGCCTGGCCAAAAACGTGGCCTTTTCCTGTCCGGACCAGGGCAAGGTGAACGCCCTGCTCGCACGCTTCGGCATCCGGCATCTGGCCCAGCGCAAACCAGGCGCCGTCTCCGGCGGGGAGCGTCAGCGTGCGGCCATGTGCCAAGCCCTGGCTCGCAACCCGGCCATCCTGCTGCTGGACGAACCGTTCTCTGCCCTGGACGCGCCCACGCGCTCCGATCTGCGCGGTGAGCTTCGGCAACTCACCAGACAGCTGGACATCCCCGTGCTGCTCGTCACCCATGATCTGCACGAAGCCGCCGAGCTTGGCGACGCCATCTTCCCCATGACCGACGGCCGCCACGATCCGCAGTGGCTCAGCGATACCCTCTCGGGGGCGCGGCGCGCCTCCCAAAATCTTGCAACCCGCGTCTGCGCATAGGACTGGCCATGAAAAAAACGCTGTTCACTCTTCTTCTCGTCTTCCTCGCCCTCCCCGCCCTGGCCGGAAACACCCTGCTCATCGCATCCGGGGCGGGCTACAAAACCGTCGTCGAAGCCCTGTCCGAGGCGTACGCCAAGCAATCGGACGCAACGGTGGAGCGCATCTACGGCAACATGGGCCAGATCATCGGCCAGGCGCAAACCAGCGGCAAGGTCGACATGCTCATCGGCGAGGAGGGATTCCTGCGCTCTTCGGCCCTGCTCCTGGCCGAAAGCGCCCCTCTGGGCACGGGCAGGCTGGTCATGGCCTGGCCCAGCGGCAAGGAAGAACCGGCGGACCTGAAGTCCGCGGCCGTCACGCGCATCGCAGTGCCGGACCCCAAACGGGCCATCTACGGCAAGGCCGCAAGGGAATATCTTGAAAACAGCGGGCAGGCAGACGCCCTGAAGGACAAACTCGTGGTCGTGGGCACGGTGCCGCAGGTATTCACCTATCTGACAACGAACGAAGTGGACGCGGGGTTCATAAACCTCACTCAGGCCGTAGCGGTAAAGGACAAGATCGGCGGCTTCAGGGAGATGGACCAAAGCCTCTACGATCCCATCGCGATCAGCTGCATCCGGCTTGAAACCTCTCCGTCTCCAGAAGCGGCCAGAAATTTCGCCAAATTTCTCAAAACCGGCACGGCCCGGAGCATCATCGCCGCCCATGGCCTGTAGGTCATGACGGAACTGTTGACCGATCCAAGGACCCTCGGCCCGCTCATTCTGTCCTTGAAGATCCTGGCCCTGGCTGGCGGCATCCTGCTTCCTCTGGGGGTGCTGCTGGCTTATTTCCTGTGCGGCAGACCTTGCGCCGCGCGTTCGGCGGTCGATTTTCTGGTGACCGTGCCGCTGGTCTTCCCGCCCATCGCCACGGGCTTCATCCTGCTCATGCTGCTGGGACGAAACGGACCTTTGGGGCGCGTGCTGCCCATAGACGTGGTCTTCTCCTCCCCCGGTCTGGTGCTGGCCTCGGTCATCGCCGGACTGCCCCTCATGGTCAAACCCGTGGAGGCCGCCTTGCGCAGCCAGGGCAAACGCCTCTCGGAAGTGGCGGCGGTGCTTGGAAAAACGCAATGGCAGACATTCGTCCTGGTCCTGCTCCCGGCCATACGCAAGTCCGTGCTGAGCAGTTGGCTCTTGGCCCTGTGCCGTTCCATGGGAGAGGTCGGCATCACGCTCATGCTCGGCGGCAACATCATCGGCAAGACCAACACACTGTCGCTGGAAATCTACAATTGCGTCTTTACCGGAGAACTGGATCGGGCCATGGTGCTGTGCGCCATCATCGCCACGCTGTCCGGCACGATGCTCTTCACCCTCAAACGCATGTCCGCGATCTGAACATGCCACGGAGAAAATGATGACTATTCTGGAACAGGTCCGCGCACGGGCCATCACTATATGGGACGAGGCAGGACTCATGGATGAAAGCGTCGAGGTCACGGCCGCGCCACTGACCGTCGAGCAGGCCATCGGCAAGCCGGAAGGACACGACTTTCCGATCCAGAAAGGCAAGGAAAAGCTCATGGAAGCATCCTTCAAGGGAGCAAAGGGGCAGGCCTTCACCGACACCTACGGCAATTACCGGGGACGTCTGCGCGACATCGCCAGTCTCGACCTTGCAGAGCCCATGTCGCAGGCGATTTTCGTGGCCACCCTGAACGCGGTCATGCGCAGCGTGGGTCAGACCGAGTGCACCGTCCACTGCAAGGACGCAGGCCCCGCCGAGTGTTCAAAGCTCATCGCCGGACACATTCGCGCCGCGCACGGCCAGCCGAAAATCGGGATGGTCGGCTACCAGCCCGCCATGATCAAGGCCCTGAGCGACGAATTTGAAATGCGCGTGCTCGACCTTGACCCGGACAACATCGGGCAGATCAAACACGGGGCACTGGTCGAAGGCGGCTGGGCCACCGAGGAAGTCATGCGCTGGGCGGACCTGCTGCTGGTCACGGGCACGACCCTGGCCAACGGATCCATCGACATGTTCCTGAATTCGAAGCCGGTCATTTTTTACGGAACGACGATCGCCGGAGCGGCCAGCATCATGGGATGGGAACGTTACTGCCCGAAAAGCATGTAGATTTTCGCCAAGCTGGCAGTGCAGTTCTGAAAAAAAACGGGCCTGACGCCTCAAGACGCCAGGCCCGTCAGGCCCGCTCACCAAAGGGCGGAACAGGTGTCATTCAAGAGTCAGGATCACCGAGAAGGCCTTGACCATGGCGCAGATGTCGTCGCCGACTTTGAGATCGAGGTTGCTCACGGATTCATCGGTGATGAGCGAAGTGATCTTGGTGCCGTCGGCAAGGTCCACCACCACCTCGGCCGCGATCTGCCCCGTGTTGACGGCCGAGATCCTGCCGCAGAACTTGTTGCGGGCGCTGGTCTTGAACATGGAATCCTCCTTGACCAGCACCACCCAGGGAGCCTTGACCGTCGCGATGACGGTCATGCCCATGCTCAGTCCCAGGTTCTCGTAACTTTCCTTGGTGATGACGGACACGACCCGCAGACCCGAGGCGGTGGTTACCTCAACCTCGCTCAGGATCATTCCTTCGCGCACGGCGCTGATCTGACCGACGAACATATTTCTGGCTGAAGTCTTCATCTTTTTCTCTTCCAAAATATAATGGTTCATGATCCGCCGGGTGTCGGCATCGGAAAAGCTGACGTACTGGGAGGACGGACTCTGATGGCCGAGCATGGCGTCGACCACGACCAGCGGTACCCCGCCGCGCAGCAGCTCCACGGCCCTGGAATGACGGAGCACCCGAGGATTCAAAAGCTCCCGGGGGATGCCAGTGCCAAGGCCGCGTTCGGAGAACTTGCGGCGCACATACCCCTGGTCCATGCGAAAAATCTGCCCCCGCAGCTCCATGCTCATGGGATGCTCGAAAAAAAGGGCCAGGGCGTCCACAACCTCGGTCGGCAGAGGGATTTCGCGAGGCGCGTCGCCCCGGACCATGACCACGCCCCGGGCGAGGTCGAAGTCAGCGCAATCATCGAGATCGAGGACCTCCCCAAGACGCATGCCCGTGTAACGCAAAAGGAGGAAAAGGAGCCAGATGCGAGTGCGTGCCTGACGAGTCCGCGCATCACGGGCCGCATGCAGCCATTCGCGAAAAGAACGCGTCAGGGTTTCAAGCTGGCCGGGTTCGAGATACTTGACCGACTCGGGCACCTGAAAAATCCGGGCCGCCTTGGGAGCGCGTTTTAGCACGCCCTCCGATTCCTCCAATCCCCGGCGTTTCATTTCCTCCTGCGCCAGAAAGGACAGCTGAATCAATGTATTCGGATCAAGTTGGTCCAATTTGTGCATTTTTTCTCCCGCCAACATATTTTTGCAAAGCATGCAATAGTACACATCGAGCGATGCACGAAACGCAGCGGTCTGATCAATACAGTCACGCTTTATCATGCTTGCGTGACCATATTGCCAAACAGGTGATCTTCAGGCCAGTAAAAATGCAATCAAAAAAGGAGAGCCCCATGAATTTTAAATCGTTGCATACAATTTTGTCGCTTTGCATTGTCCTCATGTCCACTCCCGCCATGGCAGGGGACCTTCTTGTCTCGGCGGCCGCCAGTCTGACCAACGCCTTCACGGAAATGAAGGAACCATTTGAGAAGGCCCATCCCGAAACCACTCTGGTCCTGAATTTCGCTTCTTCCGGTGCGCTACTCAAACAGATGGAGCAAGGCGCTCCCGTGGATGTCTTCGCCTCGGCCGACCAGGCGACCATGGACAGGGCCGAGAAGCTTATCGACCCGGCCACCCGCGTCAATTTCGCGGGCAACGCCCTGGTCCTGATCGTGCCCATAGAAGGTGGTCTGCCCCTGAACGACCCAGCCGCGCTCAAGGGAAAAGAAGTCAAGCTCGTGGCCATCGGCAACCCCGACTCCGTTCCGGCCGGGCGTTACGCCAAGGTCGCTCTTGAACATGCGGGCCTGTATGAGGCGCTGACCCCCAAATTCGTCCTTGCCGAAAGCGTGCGCCAGGCCCTCGACTACGTGGCCAGAGGAGAGGTCCAGGCAGGATTCGTCTTCGCCACGGACGCGGCCCTGCGCGCAGACAAGGTCAAGGTCACGGCCGAGATCGCCGGACACAAGCCCATCACCTACCCCGTCGCCCTGCTTGGGGCGTCCAGGGAAAAGGAAATGGGCCAGGCATTCATTGACTTCGTGAAGTCGGAGGAAGGACAGGGCATCCTGGGCAGGTTCGGGTTCAAAAGACCCTGAAATTCATGATCTGCATTCCGTCAGGCCAATGATTCGTTGCACCGGATCATTGGCCTGACGTCTTTTTTTGCATTTTCATTCCTGAAAACCCCAAATTTACCCGCCAGGCCTGAATCTTGCTTTGTTCTGAATCGATAAAAAACATTCTGGAGCAAGCATGATTCACACATTTCAAACGGTCGGAAAAATCATTCACGGCAGAGGTTCCTCGGCAAGAATCGGCGATGAAGTCATGCGCCATGGAGCGTCACGCGTTTTCATCATAGCGGGCGGGAGCAGCATCCGAAACGATTGCCACAAACCCCTCGTCGAATCCCTGGCACGACACGACATCCCGGTGGAAATATTTTCCGGGGTCTCCAGTGAGCCGACCCCGTCACTGGTTGAAGAGTGCGCGGCCTGTCTCAGGAAGTTCGGCGCGGACGCCGTCATCGGACTTGGCGGGGGAAGCGTCCTCGATACCGCCAAAGCTGCCTCTTTGCTGGCCGTAAGCGAGGGGCCCCTTGAAAAATACTTCGGGGTCGATCTTGTCCCCGCACCATGCCTGCCAACATTCCTCGTTCCCACCACGGCCGGGACCGGGAGCGAAATGACATCCATCAGCGTCGTGGCGGATGTCGCGTCGAATTCCAAAAAAGCCATCGTCAGCGATCATCTCTTTGCCAGGGCGGTGGTGCTCGATCCGGAACTGACCGTCTCCATGCCGCCACGCATAACAGCGTCCACGGGGCTCGACGCCCTCGTCCACGCCATGGAGTCCTACGTCAATCTCAGCGCCACCCCGTTCACGGACTGCCCCAACGTGCAGGCCATGGGCATGATCGCGGCCAGCATCCGCGAAGCCTACGCAAACGGCGGCAACATCGAGGCCAGGGAAAACATGCTCTACGCTTCGGCCCTGGCCGGGATGGGCTTTTCCAACACGCAGAACGGAGTAATCCACGCCATCGCCATGGCCGTCCCGGCGACGTATCACATCCCCCACGGCCTTCTCGTCGGCGCATTGGCCCCCATGGGCATCGCCTTCAACTGCCTGGCCAGCCCCGAAAAATACGCCCGGATCGCCGAAATACTCGGCAGCGACGTCGTTGGAAACAACATGGACGAACGCGCACAAAGCGCCGTCGCCGGTTTTGAAAAGCTGCTCTTTGATCTTGGCGTCAAGCCTGGCCTTGAAGCCCATGGGGTGAAGCGTGAGGATATTCGGGGCATCGCGGAACGCGCGGCCGCGACGCGGCGGCTGATGGACAACAATCCCCGAAAGGGAACTGCCGACGAACTGGAAAAACTGATCGAAAGGCATTTTTAGATCGAAGCACACCCTGCGCCGACGTTACGCGGCAGCATCCGAAGAACACTGGCAAGGCAAAACAAGCCTGTCAAAGGAACGCGCCATGTCAGGCAATGTCTGCGTCCAGATGCCGGGGCAACCGCCCCGGCGTCACTTCTTCTGGACCTTCCTGAAAATCGTGCTGCGATCGACCTGGAAAAGATCGGCAACTTTCTGCACCGAACCGTGAACTTCAAGGGCCTGCTGCAGAAAATCCCGCTCGATATCGGCCATGATGTTCTTCAGCGAGCGCCCGCCGGTCAGGATGTCGTCGGTGTAGCACCGCTCGCGCGCCAGGCCCTCGGAGACGGAGGCGGGAAGGTCGCGCGGGGACACGAGGGTTCCCTTGTGGGTTATGACCAGTCCATGGATCATGTTCTGCAATTCCCGCACGTTTCCAGGCCACTGATAGCGTGACAGGATGCCCATGGCGACCTCCATGACGGCCATGCTCTTGCTGTACTTGGTGGCATAATAGCGCAGGAAATGCTCGACCAGGGGGCGCACGTCGTCGGGCCGCTCGCGCAGCGCCGGGATGGTTACCGTGGCCACATTCAGGCGATAGAAAAGATCGCGGCGAAAGGTCCCCGTCTCCACGCATTCGGCCAGATTCTTGTTGGTGGCGGCGATGATCCGGACGTCCACCTTGCTCGGACGACTCCCGCCGACGCGCATGATCTCCCCGTCCTGCAAGACACGCAACAGCCGGGTCTGCATGGACAGCGGCAGCTCGCCTATCTCATCCAGAAAAACCGTACCGCCGTCGGCCAGTTCGAAATAACCGGCCTTGCCCTTACTCGACGCGCCGGTGAAGGCGCCCGGCATGTAGCCGAACATCTCGGACTCGGTCAGGGTTTCGGAGATACCGCCACAGTCCACCTTGAGAAAGATCTTGTCCTTGCGCGAACTGTGTGCGTGCGTGAGACGCGCGAAGACATCCTTGCCCACGCCGGTCTCGCCGAGCAGGAGCACGGAGGCGTCGGTGGGGGCCACGGTCTGGAGCATGCTCACCACGCCCTGCATCACCTCGCTTTCAAAAATCGGGGTCAGCGTCTTGCTGCGCTCCTGGGCGATATAGGCCATCTGCTCATGAAACTGCTCGATCAGGTGTCGCTGTTCCTCCATCTGATCGTTGAGGCG from Desulfomicrobium apsheronum includes:
- a CDS encoding sigma-54 interaction domain-containing protein, whose amino-acid sequence is MPNRSMDFLSKNFEYILDALPDGVFISDVSGVTLRVNRMYEQLTGLKQEQVQGKQVRALVENGVFDKILNPEIVRTGKPATHVQQLQNGKKLVLSGFPVFDDSGALRLVVTFVRDITMITRLNDQMEEQRHLIEQFHEQMAYIAQERSKTLTPIFESEVMQGVVSMLQTVAPTDASVLLLGETGVGKDVFARLTHAHSSRKDKIFLKVDCGGISETLTESEMFGYMPGAFTGASSKGKAGYFELADGGTVFLDEIGELPLSMQTRLLRVLQDGEIMRVGGSRPSKVDVRIIAATNKNLAECVETGTFRRDLFYRLNVATVTIPALRERPDDVRPLVEHFLRYYATKYSKSMAVMEVAMGILSRYQWPGNVRELQNMIHGLVITHKGTLVSPRDLPASVSEGLARERCYTDDILTGGRSLKNIMADIERDFLQQALEVHGSVQKVADLFQVDRSTIFRKVQKK
- a CDS encoding iron-containing alcohol dehydrogenase, coding for MIHTFQTVGKIIHGRGSSARIGDEVMRHGASRVFIIAGGSSIRNDCHKPLVESLARHDIPVEIFSGVSSEPTPSLVEECAACLRKFGADAVIGLGGGSVLDTAKAASLLAVSEGPLEKYFGVDLVPAPCLPTFLVPTTAGTGSEMTSISVVADVASNSKKAIVSDHLFARAVVLDPELTVSMPPRITASTGLDALVHAMESYVNLSATPFTDCPNVQAMGMIAASIREAYANGGNIEARENMLYASALAGMGFSNTQNGVIHAIAMAVPATYHIPHGLLVGALAPMGIAFNCLASPEKYARIAEILGSDVVGNNMDERAQSAVAGFEKLLFDLGVKPGLEAHGVKREDIRGIAERAAATRRLMDNNPRKGTADELEKLIERHF